A DNA window from Camelina sativa cultivar DH55 chromosome 17, Cs, whole genome shotgun sequence contains the following coding sequences:
- the LOC104756070 gene encoding glutamic acid-rich protein-like, which translates to MKFFGWMQTKLNGDHNRPSTSSASSHHEKQEPREEFNDWPNALLAIGTFGTTSNSMSENEGKSVVHEEIETEKKCTTQAEQEEEPSSSDDLEDFTPEEVGKLQKELMKLLSRTKKRKSDVNRELMKNLPLDRFLNCPSSLEVDRRISNALSAVVDLSEEKGEGMERTINVILGRCKEISIESKKNNKKRDISKTSASYLFKKIFLCADGFSTAQAPKPSLRDTLQESRMEKLLKMLLHKKINVQASSKPTSSTTKKCLRDKKQLSLKSEEEEEEEEEEEETNERRSSSDGYKWVKTDSDFIVLEI; encoded by the exons atgaag TTCTTCGGGTGGATGCAAACCAAACTTAATGGGGATCATAACAGACCAAgcacttcctctgcttcttctc ATCATGAGAAGCAAGAGCCAAGAGAGGAGTTTAACGACTGGCCTAACGCGCTGCTAGCTATTGGTACATTCGGTACAACAAGCAACAGTATGAGCGAAAACGAGGGGAAGAGCGTTGTTCATGAAGAGATTGAAACGGAAAAGAAGTGTACCACACAAGCCGAGCAAGAAGAAgagccttcttcttctgacGATCTTGAAGATTTCACTCCTGAGGAGGTCGGAAAGCTGCAGAAAGAGTTGATGAAGCTCTtgtcaagaacaaagaaaaggaaGTCTGATGTGAATAGAGAGCTCATGAAAAATCTTCCTTTGGATAGATTCTTGAACTGTCCATCGAGTTTAGAAGTCGATAGGCGAATCAGCAATGCGCTTAGCGCTGTTGTAGATTTGTCAGAGGAGAAGGGGGAAGGTATGGAGCGAACGATTAACGTTATTCTAGGTAGATGCAAAGAGATATCAATAGAGAGTAAGAAGAATAATAAGAAGAGAGACATAAGCAAGACCTCCGCCTCGTATCTTTTCAAGAAGATCTTTCTCTGCGCAGATGGGTTTTCAACAGCCCAAGCCCCAAAACCTAGCTTGAGAGACACgcttcaagaatcaagaatggaGAAG TTATTGAAGATGTTGCTTCATAAGAAGATTAATGTTCAAGCCTCATCGAAACCAACATCATCGACAACAAAGAAATGCTTGCGAGACAAGAAACAGCTCTCACtaaagagtgaagaagaagaagaagaagaagaagaagaagaagaaaccaacgaAAGAAGAAGTAGTAGCGACGGATATAAATGGGTCAAAACAGACTCTGACT TCATAGTTCTTGAAATCTGA
- the LOC104756071 gene encoding probable nucleoside diphosphate kinase 5 isoform X1, translating into MSGFRHQLVFLLLLLLSVSLSPVRCLGSEERTLAMIKPDGVSGNYSDDIKRIILEASFNIVKETLTQLDKDTASAFYHEHSSKSFFHDLVTYMTSGPVLVMVLEKPNAVSHWRDLIGPTDAQKAKISHPHSIRALCGKDSQRNCVHGSDSTSSAEREIKFFFKDVVVPGDIASQHDEL; encoded by the exons ATGTCAGGATTCCGACATCAACTAGTCTTCCTCCTCCTGCTTCTACTCTCTGTCTCCTTGTCGCCAGTTAG GTGTTTAGGTAGTGAGGAGAGAACATTGGCTATGATTAAGccagatggagtctctggtaacTACAGCGACGATATCAAAAGGATTATACTGGAGGCTAGTTTCAATATCGTCAAGGAGACGCTTACTCAGCTGGACAAGGACACTGCTTCTGCGTTTTACCACGAGCACTCATCAAAGAGCTTTTTTCATGATCTTGTTACATACATGACAAG TGGTCCGGTGTTGGTGATGGTATTAGAGAAGCCAAACGCTGTTTCTCATTGGCGTGATTTAATCGGGCCAACAGATGCCCAAAAGGCTAAGATATCTCACCCTCACAG CATCAGAGCATTATGTGGTAAGGACTCACAAAGAAATTGTGTGCATGGCTCGGATTCAACATCATCAGCTGAACGAGAGATCAAGTTTTTCTTCAAGGATGTAGTAGTTCCAG GTGACATTGCTTCACAACATGACGAACTATAA
- the LOC104756071 gene encoding probable nucleoside diphosphate kinase 5 isoform X2 translates to MIKPDGVSGNYSDDIKRIILEASFNIVKETLTQLDKDTASAFYHEHSSKSFFHDLVTYMTSGPVLVMVLEKPNAVSHWRDLIGPTDAQKAKISHPHSIRALCGKDSQRNCVHGSDSTSSAEREIKFFFKDVVVPGDIASQHDEL, encoded by the exons ATGATTAAGccagatggagtctctggtaacTACAGCGACGATATCAAAAGGATTATACTGGAGGCTAGTTTCAATATCGTCAAGGAGACGCTTACTCAGCTGGACAAGGACACTGCTTCTGCGTTTTACCACGAGCACTCATCAAAGAGCTTTTTTCATGATCTTGTTACATACATGACAAG TGGTCCGGTGTTGGTGATGGTATTAGAGAAGCCAAACGCTGTTTCTCATTGGCGTGATTTAATCGGGCCAACAGATGCCCAAAAGGCTAAGATATCTCACCCTCACAG CATCAGAGCATTATGTGGTAAGGACTCACAAAGAAATTGTGTGCATGGCTCGGATTCAACATCATCAGCTGAACGAGAGATCAAGTTTTTCTTCAAGGATGTAGTAGTTCCAG GTGACATTGCTTCACAACATGACGAACTATAA